The Pan troglodytes isolate AG18354 chromosome 19, NHGRI_mPanTro3-v2.0_pri, whole genome shotgun sequence region AACAGGGTCTGGGGGTCCTCCTGCCTGGGAGAGGGAAGGCTGAGTGTATAAAAAGGTGGAAGCCTCTAGAAATGAGAAGGCTGGGTGTGTGGGACTCATGCTGGTGCCTTCCCAGACGAAGGAGAGGGCCCAGAGGAGGCAGCTTCCTGGAGCAGAGACGGCAGCAGGAGCGCCCGTGCCCGGCATCACCTCCTCTTCAGCACGGATATGCAGGACTTCTTGAGGGGCCCGATCTGCAAGTGGGCGTCCACACTCTCCAGGAAGAAGGCAGGCTTGAGTCTGTGGGTGAAGAGCCCCGCAAAGTGACTGTCCAGGCGGCTCTGGAAGGGGTCAATGGGGGAGGCCGGGATGCCACCCCGGCGGGGCCGGGAGGCCTTCAGCCTCCGCAGGAGGCTCATCTTGCCGTCCCGTACAGCATAGAAGGCCAAAGCACGGTCGGCGTATTCCAGGCAGACCCCAACCGTGGGCGagaaggggtggggcaggggagccTCCAGCCCATGAAACCAGACGGAGAAGCTGCGTCCATTCCACTGCAGGCAGCAGGAGTGGGCGTTGCGGCCCAGCCGGCCGCGGTCATAGGGCTCTTGTGGGGAGAAGTCTTCGGCCATGACCCCCACGCTGACCCAGCCCTCgataatctccacctcccagtagTAGGTGCCTCGGTCCAGGGCACCCTCGCCCAGCACCTGCTCACAATGGGTGAAGCGGGTGGGCGACAAGGGGTAGTTGATAGGACACAGCACCCTCTTGACACCTTTGGTTCCAAACAGCTGCAGGAACTTGTCTGCCGTGTCGCTGTCCAAATCCACAATATAGGCAACTGATCCCGTGGACAGAAGAGAGAGGCAGGGCTCAGGGCCAGGCTCAGAGGGCACGGCCCCTCCCCAAGTACCCACCCCCCCCAAAACACACCCTCTCCCCTGCTTTCCAACCGGCACAACCCAGCCCCGCCGGGGACCACCCCAGGAGCTGCCCTAGCTCTCCCCACAAACTGGGGAGAGGAATCCTAACCCTTGTGTGCCAGGGCCCTGCTGGGACCAGCCCAGCAGCCCTGGGAGGGCCCAGTGTGAGTGGAGGGGGCACGGGCGTCCACTTACACTTGAGGAAATAGTCCCTGGGAGCTTCACTCTCCAAGAGGTTCGTACTCTCAAGGTCTTGGGGCTCAGCATCAGCTGTAGAAGAGATAAGTGGTGAGAACGCCCCGAGACTGCCCCCCTCTGAACCTGTGACTACAATCCCTACATCCTTCACTTCCTCCCAGAGTCCAGAGCCACCAGGGAGCAAGCACCACCCAGATGTGGCACGCTGTGCTCACACACATGCCCGTTGCCTGTGTTCTGCCTCTTGCCCCACGTGCTTCCCGGGCCACAGCCCTCTGGAGCTAGAGGGTGGGCCCCCAGGTCCAAGGGGCTGATTGATCCCCACAGGGTGGCAGCTTTAGTCACTGGAAGGATTTGGGCTCCtccctgtgccaggcacaattTTCCTCCTCCACTTCTGGATGGGCACCAGGCCTGGGGGCCTGTGCGAGAGGCTGGGAGAGGGTGAGTCATCGGGGGGGTGTGGGGCGGTGCCCACCTTCCGAGTCCAGCTTCTGTGGCCCGTCCTCGTTGCCACCCGGCCCCCTCAGCTGCTCCCACTGGTTGACGCAGGCCACGGCCAGCATGTCTCTCACTGCACGGACAGCTTGGGATGATTTGGTGAAGCTGAGCTCCCTCGGGGGTCCAGGCCCAGGGCCACACCCATCCTCCAGGGCCAGCCTTAGTGCCAGCAGCTCCTGTGCCAGACAAATGCCCATTAAAGTGCTGCTGGCCATGGCGCCTCCTTGCTGGGGGTGGAGGCAGCTCTGCCAGGAAGTCATGCAcccactgcctcctcctccctccaccccacctgtCCCAGCTTCTGTTCCTTCTGTGGCCCCCAGAGCGGCCTTCACCTGCAGGAAGCTGACTGAGTCAGCTTCGGGGACCTGGCTGAGATTCTGGCGGGCTCGGCTCAGGCGGCTGCGCTGTTCCTCCTGTCGCCGCAGGTCACCCTGGGAGCGGCCTAGCATGGCAGCTTCCCCCTCCTCAATGAAGCCCAGCACCTGGGTCTGGAAGCCCTGCAGGGTGGCCGCAGCATCTGCAAACAGCCGGCTCACCCTCTCCCGCTCTGCTACGGCTGCACTCTGCACAGGACGACAGTAGAGGGGGCAATGAGGGCAAAGAACCGTCCCGGACTGTACCCCCCTCCTTCCCTGACCCCGGCTTCCCACCAGCCCTCTTGAGGGGACAGAGGGACCAGACTGAGCCTGTCCTGGATCTGGGCCAGGTCAGGGGACACTTGTGCTCAGTAGGTATCGGCATGGTTTGTTTGGAGTGGATTGTTCCATGCTGAGGGAGGGGTGTTTGACCTTGATGAGGGCCACTGTGCGCCTGGACTGTGCAATGCCAGCACCCAGCTCGTCCATGCGGTCCTCCACGGCGCTCAGGACTTTGGACTGCTCAGCCTGTGGACAACACCATCCATGAGTGTGAGGTCTGGCAGAGGCCACAGCCCTACGCTCGGGTCCCAGGCCTTGCCAGGGGAGAGAAGGGGGTGACTGGGGAGTGGTATCTGTGCATCAGGTGGGACTGGAGTGGCCACGATGTCCCATAATATGCCAGAGgtgcctgcagcccaggctggtgcCTTTCCTGAACGCGTGGGGGGCGTGCAGGCTGACTGGGTGTCTGCCTCGGGTCTCTGACAGGAGGCCTAGTACAGGGCCGTCCGCTGGTCTCAGTGTTGCTCAGATGAATTTGAGAACTTCCTCCGGCGGGGAAGAGGCACAGAGTAAGCCAGTTAGGTTGGGAGGTGGGCGGCGAGGGGGTGACTGCACAAGGAGGCATTAAGCTGTCCTGAGGATCACTGTTCCCAAAGAGCCTGCATCCACAGTCCAGGCCTGGAAAAAAGGGGATTCCGGGCAAATCCCCTAGGTCTTATGAGTCACTGCTCCAGGCAGGAGAGACGGAAAATCCCTTGGCCAGAGGCGCCAAGACCGGGCTGGAGGCCAAAGGAAACTGGGGGCGGGAGGTAGAGGCCGCGGCGCACATGCTCCCACCACTGGCCCCCGGAACAGCTGGACAGAGAATCTGTGTGCCCGGTCGCCCTCTGCCGCCCTCCTGCCGCCTGCCACACCCATCGAAAGCCGCTGCCTCAGCCCAGGGCAAATCTGAGCTGAGACCGGCGTGAGCCTCCGGGCGGGAGCAGCAGCCACGCTACCGGAACCCCGCGGGCCTAACCCGGCTCCCTCCCGCCTACACCCCCATAGACCCCGGCCCGGCTTCAGGTCCCCTGCCCGCTCTTCGCGTCCTTGTCCTGTTCTCACGTCCCTCATTCCTCCCTTCCCATCTCCATCACCGCCAGCAGATGACGTTGTCAAGGCTGGAAGGGACCGCAAAGATCCTCAGGTTAGAGGAGGAGATTAAGACCCAACCCGGGAAGACTGGGGGGTCCAAGGTCCTCGGCCCGCTCGCGCGCGGTCGGTCACCAGCCCCGGCTCACCCGAGTGTGCCCCCGGAGCCCACCTCCTGAAGCGCGCGCTCCTGCTCCAGCGGCACCAGCTCGTGGCCGCGGTGCTCCTGGGCGGCGCAGGCCTCGCACAGACACACGCGCTCCGCGCGGCAGTAGCGCTCGAGCGGCCGTAGGTGGCGCGGGCACAGGCTCTCCTCTAGCCGGCGCAGCGGCGGCACCAGGCGGTGTCCGCGGAGCGCGGGGCTGCGCTCGTGCGGGCCCAGGTGCGCGGGGCAAAAGGAGgcgaggcaggagaggcaggacaGCGCGGCGGGCAGGGCCGCGCCCTCGAGGCACGCGTCGCAGCGCACTGGCTCTTCGCCCGCGGGCCACGGCTCGGGAGCGCAGGGGGCCGACGGCTCCGGGGCACTGGGCGGCGCGCTGGGCGGCGCGCTGGGTGCCGAGGGCTCCGGGGCCAGGGCAGGGGCCGGGCCGGGGCCGGGCCCGGGGCCCGAGCCCTGGCGGAGCTGCAGCAGCTCGGACAGCGTGTGGTTCTTGCGGAGCTGAAGGCCGTCGGGGAAGGGCTCCTGGCACAGCGGGCAGCGGGCCGCGCCTCCGGGTCCGCCGGCGCCACTCGCGCCACGATGCGGCCAGAGCGCGCCCAGGCAGGCGAGACAGAAGTTGTGGCCGCAGGGCAGCGTCACCGGCTCCCGGAGTGGCTCTAGGCAGATGGGGCAGCTGAAGGGTCCACTGCCGTCCATGACTCCGCGGCCGCCCAGGGCGCCGCCGATTCTGCTCCGGCCTGGGAGGGACCCGGGCCGTTCGCGCCGCGGCACCTCCCCCTGGGACCTAGGCCAGGGCTCCGGTCCCCGCCCGCCCCCAGCTCGGCCCGCCCCGCAGCGCCGCCCGCCCGCGGGCCCGCGGACTCCCAGTCCCCGCCCAGACAACGCAGGGAGGCCTCCGAGCCCGCGCGACCCCCAGGGGAGTCCGCGTGGTCCTAAGGAAGGGCGCTGCTGAAAGGGTGTGAAACTTGAGTGAGCGCGGGCGGAGAACGCGAGAGGTACAGTGGAAGGAATGGGAAGGACTCAGCCTCCATCCCTCTGGTCCTTCTGGGCCAGGCCAGGGATCCGCAGGGGCTGGGCGCGTCTAGCTGTGTCATGCCTGCACCTTTGCGCTCGACCCCTCCCTGGCACCCTTAGCAAAGTTCCTGAGCTGCTGACTGCGGAGAAAAATAACTGCTGATGTACATATGTTTTTGCCCCTTAgcgactctttttttttttttttgagacagagttcctctcttgtcgcccaggctggagtgcaggggcgctatctcggctcactgcaacctccgcctcccggattcaagtgattctcctgcctcagcctcccaagtagctggaattacaggcgcttgccaccacaccaggtaaatttttgtatttttttgtagagacggagtttcaccttgtccaggctggtcttgaactcgtgacctcaggtgatccacctgcctcggcctcccaaagtgctgggattacaggcgtgagccacagcgcccagctccTTTAGCGACTCTTTACCCCAAGTAGGGAACTTGGACTTTTCTAGACCTGAAATGGGAAGTTGATGTCATTCCCTAAGTCCCTTGTCTGAGGAATGTAGTTCTGGCCCCTGGACACTGGGGACacctgtggtggggttgggggttcCCCAACTGGAAGTATTTAAAGCTCATCTAATTATGCACTTAAAGTGGTGCGTTTTATTGTatgagttatatctcaataatgtTAAGTTAAAACACTACACCAGAATGACAACAAAATAAGTAAAGTAGCACTGATTATAACCCAAAGTGTAAAATAAACATCTATGGGTCCATGccgatataaataaataataaattaacaagCTGGGGAGAACAGACATATTTCGCATTGAAAATTCcaaataatgtttttttatttttatttttttagatggagtttcgctcttgtcgcccaggctggagtgcagtggcgcaatctcagctcactgcaacctctgtctcctgggttcaagcgattctccctcctcggactcttgagtagctgggattacaggtgcccgccaccacatttggctaatttttgtatttttagtagagacggggtttcaccatgttggccaagctggtctcgaactgctgacttcaggtgatccacctgcctcggcctcccaaagagctgggattacagacatgagccgccgcacccagagATATCTGTAATTTTGGTTAGTGACAAAGTCACAGGTAACTGCTCATACCACTCTGGTGTATTCTCTCCatttggaataaaaagaaatgctgtgTTTCAGTAAGGTGCTGCGGCGTGGCTTCCTTCTGCAGGATCTGAGGGAGACTCTGTCCTGGGCTTCTGTCCCAGCTTCTGGTACTGGCTGGCAattcttggtgttccttggcttgtagctgtaAGATGCGCTCTAATATCAGTCTCTGTTGTCATTTgccttttctctgtgtctgtgttcaaatgtccttttttttttttttttttttttttttttagggagtcttgctctgttgcccactcaaactgctgggctcaagtaatctgcctgcctcagcctcccaaagtgctaggattacaggcgtgagccactgtgcccggtgccCATTTCCTCTTATCAGGACACCAGTCGTTGGATTAGGGCACGCTCTACTCCAGTACGCCCTCATCTTAACTCAGTCACATCTGAAAatactctatttccaaataaggtcacagcCACAGGTCCTGGGGGTTAGGATCCGAATACGTCTTTTTCAGGGAACAGGATTCAACCTATAACAGTGCATAAGTAAGGAAATGTTGGAGAGAGGCCCAGGCCCAAATGTGCTAGAGGTCATGCATGTCCCCCGGTGTTCCTGGCCCTCTCTGTGTTCCAGGACCCTGGCCCTTCCCTAAACCTCAGCACACACTGCTGCGGCCATCCCAAACCCTTGTCCACCTCTCCCACTGGGTCTGCATtcctgcctctgtttccccagcTCTCTAGGCTTGGGGGGGTGGGAAAATACCCTCAGGTCCCCTGAGACCAGGCTAGAAATGTTCAGAAGGCACTTCATGAGTTCAGAGCTAAAGAGGAGAAAACACAAGCAAAAGAGCACAAAtgtgccgggtgcggtggctcacgcctggaatcccaggactttgggaggctgaggtgggcggatcacttgaggtcacgagttccagaccagcctggttaacatggcgaaaccccatctctactaaaaatacaaaaaaattagccgggcgtggtggtgcacacacttgtattcccagctactcgggagtctgaggcaggagaatcgcttgaaccaaggaggcagaggttgtgccactgtactctccagcctcggtgacacagcgagactccatctcaaaaaaaaaaaaaaaagaaagaaaagaaaagaaaaaagaaagaaggagggaccCAGCCTCTTGGGGAGGGAGCTGGCTCTCCAGGCACTCAGGAACCCCTGTCTTAGTGTGTCTGGGCTGCTATCCCAGAACACcagagactgggtggcttatacacAACAGACagtcctcacagttctggaggctggaagtctgcgATCACGGTGACAGCACAGTCAGGGTTCCAGTGAGAGCTGCTTCCTGGGTTGTAGATGGCTGCCTtcccactgtgtcctcacatggccaagAGACAGCCAGAGAGCCTTTGGGGCCCCTTGGACAAGGGCACTCATGCCATGAATGAGGCTCCGCCCGCCTGAAGACCCCACCTCCTAGGACCATCACCTTAGGGGTCAGGATCTCAACACATCAATTCTGAGGGTACACACACATTCAGACTGTTGCAACTCCAAGTGCCAAAAGAGTGGTGCAATCTGCTCCTGGGGGCTCCATGGGAAAGGCTGGGGAACTGTGGAAGTGGCATTTGAGCTGGGCTTTCACAGACTGCCAGGACTCAGGCGGGCAGAGACTGGGGTGGGAAAAGACCTTCCGGGCAGAGGGAGTAGCAGAGGGAGCCGGCCTGGGTGTGTCTGATTTGGCAGGAAGGTGGGTAATGAGTTCCATACGTTGGTTTCCACCAAGAGCACTAGAGCACTTGATCAGGACTATCACTTGTTTGCCAAGCCCCAGGAGCggttgggaggcccaggcatcAGTGCCACCCTGCTCCGTGGCTTTGGtgcccaggctgcctgggtttggtGAGGCCACAAACCTGCCTGGTTCTGGAAGGAGGGGGTGCCTTTCCGGTTGGGTCCCAGCCAACCCTCTGCTCCCCACCCACAGCCTGCTGTCCTCCCTGCTTGAAAAGATCTGCTCCCCCAGGAGGAAAGCACAGAGATGCGGTTTGTCAGAGTGGTGGCATCTtgctacttcttttctttttttttgaaatggagtctcgctctgtcgcccaggctggagttcagtggcgcaatctcatctcactgcaacctccaccttctgggttcaagcgattctcctgcttcagcctccccagtagctgggattacaggcatgcatcaccacgctcggctaaattttgtattttttagtggcgatggggtttcaccatgttggccaggctggtctcaaacccctgacctcaggtgatctgcctgcctcggcctcccaaagtgctgggattacagacgtgagccaccgcgcccagcctggcatCTTgctatttcatttccatttccagaGTTTTGAAGTTGTTTGCCTAGTGTATTAGTTCCCTTCAAAATGAATTGTCTAAGAGTCAAGGGCAAGGGTAACTGGCACCATGTGAGCTCAGCATGTTCACACCTGCCCTCATTCTGTCTGTCCAAGGACCCTATCCTAAAGGATGGCAACTGGAATTCCGATAGGTACCATGTCTTGCCAGAGGTCACATAACTTGTCCTGCAGAGGAAGCAGAATTTAAGCTCAAGAGGTTGCAGCTTGAATAATTATAAATCTCACATATGACTGTCTGGCTGTAGGAGTAGTgcttgagaaaaaaaggaaaaaaatcaaacaaaaacaagtggctgggtgtggtggttcacgcctataatcctgggactttgggagccaaggcacaaggacttgagctcaggagtttgagaccagcctgggcaacacattaagaccctgtctctggaaaaaaaaaaaaaaagcaaaaagcaatccGGTGATGAGAGTAATTGAAAAGCTATTTCTAGCTTTACTTCTGTCTCTGAAAATTATTGAAAGGGGATCCAAACACCATGTCCCTAACAGCACTTccttttctttatgcttttttttttttttttagacagagtctcactctttcccccagctggagtgcagtggcttactctcggctcactgcaactgccgcctcctgggttcaagccatcctcgtgcctcagcctccagagcagctgggactataggcgtgcactaccacgaccagctaatttttgtatttttagtagagagggggcttcaccatgttggccaggctggtcttgaactcctgaccacaggtgagccacccactctggcctcccaaattgctgggactacaggcatgagccaccgcgcctagccttcTTTATGCTTTTGatgtacttttttgttttattttgttttttggttaaaaagcttttttgtttttctgtttgtttcattgtctttttttctcactgtctctgaacaagttttttttttttttttttgagacggagtctcgctctgtcgcccaggctggagtgcagtggcgccatctcggctcactgcaagctccacctcccgggttcatcccattctcccgcctcagcctcctgagtagctgggactacaggcgcctgccaccacgcctggctaattttttgtatttttagtggagagggggtttcaccgtgttagccagcatggtcttgatctcctgaccttgtgatccacccgcctcggcctcccaaagtgctgggattacaggcgtgagccaccgcgcctggctttttatgtatttttaaacatttggttTGTATGAATgtcaaatgaatatatttatattatttaaaaagtaaacaggccaggtgcggtggctcatctgtgacgaggagtttgagaccagcctggccaacatggcaaaaccctctgtctactaaaaatacaaaaattagccaggcatggtagtgcatgcctgtagtcccagctactcagggggctgaggcaggagaattgcttgaacccaggagggagaggttgcagtgagccgagattgggccactgcactccagcctgagtgacagtgagactccatctcaaaaaataaataaataaataaatagatagtaAACAATttaggtcaggtgcggtggctcgcgcctgtaatcccagcactttgggaggccgaggcgggcgggtcacctgaggtggggagttcaggaccagcctaaccaacatggagaaaccccatctgtactaaaaatacaaaaaattagccgggcgtggtggcacatgcctgtaatcccagctactccggaagctgaagcaggagaatcgcttgaacccaggaggcagaagttgcagtgagccgagatcatgccattgcactccagcctgggcaacaagagcaaaactccgtctcaaaaaaaaaaaagtaaacaatttaACAAGGCTTATAACAAAAACTAGTAATATTGTGTCCCACTGACTCCCCACGGACAACCAATCTCAAGTCTTGTAATGATTTCTTTTAGTGTCTGCCTCCACATCTCTAAGCTGTTTAAGGTTCCTTCTtgctctccttttttgtttttcttttttgagacagggtctcactctgttgcccaggctggagttcagtggcacaatcacagcttactgcagcctcaacctcccgggctcaggtgat contains the following coding sequences:
- the TRIM47 gene encoding E3 ubiquitin-protein ligase TRIM47; this translates as MDGSGPFSCPICLEPLREPVTLPCGHNFCLACLGALWPHRGASGAGGPGGAARCPLCQEPFPDGLQLRKNHTLSELLQLRQGSGPGPGPGPAPALAPEPSAPSAPPSAPPSAPEPSAPCAPEPWPAGEEPVRCDACLEGAALPAALSCLSCLASFCPAHLGPHERSPALRGHRLVPPLRRLEESLCPRHLRPLERYCRAERVCLCEACAAQEHRGHELVPLEQERALQEAEQSKVLSAVEDRMDELGAGIAQSRRTVALIKSAAVAERERVSRLFADAAATLQGFQTQVLGFIEEGEAAMLGRSQGDLRRQEEQRSRLSRARQNLSQVPEADSVSFLQELLALRLALEDGCGPGPGPPRELSFTKSSQAVRAVRDMLAVACVNQWEQLRGPGGNEDGPQKLDSEADAEPQDLESTNLLESEAPRDYFLKFAYIVDLDSDTADKFLQLFGTKGVKRVLCPINYPLSPTRFTHCEQVLGEGALDRGTYYWEVEIIEGWVSVGVMAEDFSPQEPYDRGRLGRNAHSCCLQWNGRSFSVWFHGLEAPLPHPFSPTVGVCLEYADRALAFYAVRDGKMSLLRRLKASRPRRGGIPASPIDPFQSRLDSHFAGLFTHRLKPAFFLESVDAHLQIGPLKKSCISVLKRR